Proteins encoded within one genomic window of Deinococcus aquaedulcis:
- a CDS encoding 3'-5' exonuclease codes for MTQPAPAPSAPTFPQPDEQATAAAVRAALKQFRVWAADPRALVVDTETTSLDGQAWSFAGGRPGAPDVLLEITGEPETPWSEKALAMQPEGLRERLCGLPHPRTHCDAVAELLAQNTVLAYNESFDRPVIERTFDLADLPAFGCVALAYAPLAGQWSGSRGYWKTVTLDAACRAEGIDPTQAQAHTASGDVWLTGQLILAVARRAQP; via the coding sequence ATGACCCAGCCTGCACCCGCGCCCTCTGCCCCCACATTCCCCCAGCCGGACGAGCAGGCCACCGCCGCCGCCGTGCGCGCCGCCCTTAAGCAGTTCCGCGTCTGGGCCGCTGACCCCCGCGCCCTGGTGGTGGACACCGAGACCACCAGCCTCGACGGCCAGGCCTGGTCATTCGCCGGTGGCCGCCCTGGTGCGCCCGACGTGCTGCTGGAGATCACCGGCGAGCCCGAAACCCCCTGGAGCGAAAAGGCCCTGGCCATGCAGCCCGAAGGTCTGCGTGAGCGGCTGTGCGGCCTGCCCCACCCCCGCACCCACTGCGACGCCGTGGCGGAGCTGCTGGCCCAGAACACGGTTCTGGCCTACAACGAATCCTTTGACCGCCCCGTGATCGAGCGGACCTTCGACCTGGCGGACCTGCCTGCGTTCGGCTGCGTGGCCCTGGCCTACGCGCCGCTGGCCGGCCAGTGGAGCGGGAGCCGGGGGTACTGGAAGACGGTCACCCTGGACGCTGCCTGCCGCGCGGAGGGCATTGACCCCACGCAGGCCCAGGCGCACACCGCGAGCGGCGACGTGTGGCTGACCGGGCAGCTCATCCTGGCCGTGGCCCGCCGCGCGCAGCCCTGA